The following proteins come from a genomic window of Aquimarina sp. MAR_2010_214:
- a CDS encoding cupin domain-containing protein, whose translation MKIEKVNIENKFSIFSDHWNPRIVGELNGQHVKLVKFKGEFVWHKHDNEDEMFYVVNGEFKMEFRDRTVHLKPNEFLIIPKGTEHRPVADKEVSVMLFEPNTTINTGDAPGNLTQDKLETI comes from the coding sequence ATGAAAATAGAAAAAGTTAACATCGAAAACAAATTCTCTATTTTTTCTGATCATTGGAATCCTCGAATTGTTGGGGAACTTAATGGACAACATGTAAAATTAGTAAAGTTTAAAGGTGAATTTGTATGGCATAAACATGATAATGAAGATGAAATGTTTTATGTTGTAAATGGTGAATTCAAAATGGAATTTCGAGATCGAACAGTACATTTAAAACCTAATGAATTTTTGATTATCCCCAAAGGAACAGAGCATAGACCTGTAGCAGATAAAGAAGTTTCTGTAATGCTCTTCGAACCAAATACTACAATCAATACAGGTGATGCTCCTGGAAATTTAACGCAAGATAAATTAGAAACTATTTAA
- a CDS encoding response regulator — MLLFLYVQYRKVIKKLDEKDKELKSLNKVTEKQFRLQQDHISILSQELRTPLYGIMGLANLLEEEYPDLKNDKNLKSLKFSGDYLFTLINNVLHVNFLDSEEITVQNILFDIKEVTQNLIHSFSYATENSDNVLHFEFDSEIDQMIYGDPAILSQILMNLVSNALRFTKNGNVYFSVILIKKNEGISTISFKINHDGDELSKEDKKSIYQEFINVGNAKKTYLGTGINSKIINRLASAIDAEIIIQNDSHVGSEYALVIDFKSQQEINKEEINRDNTSFNNSIASKHKVLIVDDNKLNLLIADKILSKENFDCTTIDNGFDAIELVRENEYDIILMDINMPKLNGIGTTKRIREFNTKTPVIAITAVDVTQLNRQIVQAGLNDYILKPYNKNHLLDMIHKHINNPIPTR, encoded by the coding sequence ATGCTCCTTTTTTTGTATGTACAATACAGAAAAGTTATCAAAAAGCTTGATGAAAAGGATAAAGAATTGAAATCTTTAAACAAAGTAACGGAAAAGCAGTTTCGGTTGCAACAGGATCATATTTCTATTCTTAGTCAGGAATTGAGAACACCTTTATATGGAATAATGGGATTGGCTAATCTCCTGGAAGAAGAATACCCTGACCTTAAAAATGATAAAAACCTGAAATCATTAAAGTTTTCTGGGGATTATCTTTTTACACTTATAAATAATGTACTACACGTTAATTTTTTGGATTCTGAAGAGATTACCGTGCAAAACATACTATTTGATATAAAAGAAGTTACTCAAAATCTTATACATTCATTTAGTTATGCTACAGAGAATAGTGATAATGTATTACACTTTGAATTTGATTCTGAAATTGATCAAATGATTTATGGTGATCCTGCCATTCTTTCTCAAATACTTATGAATCTGGTAAGTAATGCTTTACGTTTCACTAAAAATGGAAACGTGTATTTCTCTGTAATTTTAATTAAGAAAAACGAAGGTATATCTACTATTTCTTTCAAAATTAATCATGATGGAGATGAACTTTCAAAAGAAGACAAAAAATCTATCTACCAAGAGTTCATTAATGTTGGAAATGCAAAAAAAACATACCTTGGCACAGGAATTAATTCAAAAATTATAAATAGACTTGCTTCAGCAATTGATGCCGAAATTATTATTCAAAATGATTCTCATGTAGGATCAGAGTACGCATTAGTCATTGATTTTAAATCACAACAAGAAATCAATAAAGAGGAGATAAACCGTGATAATACTTCTTTTAATAACTCTATAGCTTCAAAACATAAGGTGCTAATTGTAGATGACAATAAATTAAATCTCTTGATTGCAGACAAAATATTATCAAAAGAAAACTTTGATTGTACAACTATAGATAATGGATTTGATGCCATAGAATTGGTTAGAGAGAATGAGTATGATATAATTCTTATGGATATCAATATGCCAAAATTAAATGGAATAGGTACTACAAAGAGAATACGTGAGTTTAATACAAAAACACCAGTCATTGCTATAACAGCTGTAGATGTTACCCAGCTAAATAGGCAGATCGTACAGGCAGGATTAAACGATTATATATTAAAACCTTACAACAAAAATCATTTATTAGATATGATTCATAAACATATAAACAATCCGATACCTACACGCTAA
- a CDS encoding M12 family metallopeptidase codes for MKTQTVLNRFKIGVLAVALSFASCQKNEDFEQIPDSNEGQDQFIEKYFLGDRVLVKKEDDGTYSLQGTDARLFEDQLTDTEIPISNKLEPDAGINAKLGLGGGVRKWTNNTVVYQINGLSQSVRSELQKSMDEWTSKTNVRFKERTNESNYVTISSNGDSCNCGVATLGMNGSRGFIRLGTRTTAVVIIHEIGHTLGYIHEQNRSDRDNHIIINFDNIQNGAKDQFYKSNSATLVTRDFDIKSTMMYGSYTFSKNGQPTITDLNGNVLPRRQAAISALDIEGTNKAYPSDGGNPPVGTNPCKGVAEWVSGQSYSVGDKVTYRGFLYERDFARWNRIAECKETTPSADICDGVSEYGRNNNYAAGAKVVYNGFLYTLGTNGRWSNSGRCGS; via the coding sequence GTTTTGGCAGTTGCTTTATCTTTTGCTTCTTGTCAAAAAAATGAAGATTTTGAACAAATTCCAGACTCTAATGAAGGACAAGATCAATTTATCGAAAAGTATTTCTTAGGAGATCGTGTTCTTGTAAAAAAGGAAGATGATGGAACTTATAGTCTTCAAGGAACTGATGCTAGGTTATTTGAAGATCAGTTAACTGATACAGAAATTCCTATCTCTAATAAACTAGAGCCAGATGCTGGAATAAATGCAAAATTAGGACTCGGTGGAGGTGTTCGTAAATGGACAAATAATACTGTGGTTTATCAAATCAATGGATTGAGTCAATCTGTAAGAAGTGAACTTCAAAAATCGATGGATGAATGGACCAGCAAGACTAATGTTCGTTTTAAAGAACGCACCAATGAATCAAACTATGTAACCATTAGTAGTAATGGAGATAGCTGTAATTGTGGTGTTGCAACTCTGGGAATGAATGGATCAAGAGGATTTATTCGTTTAGGTACTCGTACAACAGCTGTTGTGATTATTCATGAAATCGGACATACTCTAGGATATATCCATGAGCAAAACCGTTCTGATAGAGATAATCATATCATCATCAATTTTGATAATATTCAGAATGGAGCAAAGGACCAGTTTTACAAAAGTAATTCTGCAACTTTGGTTACCAGAGATTTTGATATCAAATCTACTATGATGTATGGAAGTTATACTTTTAGTAAAAATGGGCAACCAACCATAACAGATCTTAACGGAAATGTTTTACCAAGAAGACAGGCTGCTATTTCAGCTCTTGATATTGAAGGAACTAACAAAGCATATCCATCTGATGGAGGTAATCCTCCTGTTGGAACAAACCCATGTAAAGGTGTTGCAGAATGGGTAAGCGGTCAAAGCTATTCTGTAGGAGATAAAGTAACATACCGTGGATTCTTATACGAAAGAGATTTTGCAAGATGGAACCGAATCGCAGAATGTAAAGAAACAACTCCTAGTGCAGATATTTGCGATGGAGTTAGTGAATATGGTAGAAACAACAATTATGCAGCTGGCGCTAAAGTAGTCTATAATGGATTTTTATATACTTTAGGTACCAATGGAAGATGGAGCAATAGTGGACGTTGTGGCTCATAA
- a CDS encoding RNA polymerase sigma factor encodes MSKEYEFTRIIKENEGVIFKITTIYTNNYEDQKDLYQEIVYQLWKSYDSFKGNSKISTWMYRVGLNTAITRLKKEKRRGNQIEIYDVIMRQTEQYDTEFEERLKKLYAHIHDLNELDKGLILLLLEGKKYEEIAVITGLSPTNVGTRISRVKQKLKTKIEKK; translated from the coding sequence ATGAGTAAAGAATACGAGTTTACTCGGATTATTAAGGAGAATGAAGGAGTTATTTTTAAGATAACAACTATTTACACTAATAATTACGAGGATCAGAAAGACCTCTACCAAGAAATTGTTTACCAGCTATGGAAATCATATGATAGTTTCAAAGGAAACTCTAAAATTAGTACTTGGATGTATCGTGTAGGTCTTAATACAGCTATTACCAGGTTGAAAAAGGAAAAACGAAGGGGAAATCAAATAGAAATATATGATGTGATAATGCGGCAAACCGAACAATATGATACAGAATTTGAAGAACGATTGAAAAAATTATACGCTCATATACATGACCTTAATGAATTGGATAAAGGATTGATTTTACTGCTCCTGGAAGGTAAGAAATATGAAGAAATAGCTGTGATAACCGGTTTGTCTCCAACTAATGTTGGAACCAGAATTTCTAGAGTTAAACAAAAATTGAAAACAAAAATTGAAAAAAAATAA
- a CDS encoding class I SAM-dependent rRNA methyltransferase yields the protein MNIVPEIKTKRLAVKVRPAAEKIIKQRHPWVFEDSIIKQNAEGEAGDLVIVYDTKKNAFLACGLYDPYSPIRIKLIQFRKTAQINEEWFVEKISEAYKKRIPLLEMDTNSYRLLFGENDHLPGCIADVYDNVLVIKLYSHIWFPYLNWIVEHLVAISGCNCVVLRLSRLLQSKGEVHDLKDGQVIYGTLENEVVVFREHGVLFSANVIKGHKTGYFLDHRHNRKRVGELANGKTVLDVFSYAGGFSVHALKGGAKEVISLDISKQALGMAKENVALNIHQGNHSVMVADAFDGLQKLIDHKTVFDIVVIDPPSFAKRASEINKAMISYARLAELGSHLVSSNGILVLASCSSRVLAEDFFKISEGSILKSGRNFSLLEKTEHDIDHPISFPEGAYLKCGYYQLD from the coding sequence ATGAATATTGTTCCTGAAATAAAAACAAAAAGACTAGCTGTTAAGGTAAGACCTGCTGCAGAAAAGATAATAAAACAAAGACATCCCTGGGTTTTTGAAGATAGTATTATAAAGCAAAATGCAGAAGGAGAAGCAGGTGATCTGGTGATTGTTTATGATACCAAAAAAAATGCTTTTTTGGCTTGTGGTTTATATGATCCATATTCTCCTATACGTATTAAATTGATTCAATTTAGAAAAACAGCACAGATTAATGAAGAGTGGTTTGTTGAAAAAATTTCTGAAGCCTACAAAAAACGAATTCCCTTACTAGAGATGGATACAAATAGCTATCGATTGTTATTTGGAGAGAATGATCATCTTCCCGGGTGTATTGCAGATGTATATGACAATGTTCTAGTTATTAAGCTATATTCACATATTTGGTTTCCATATCTCAATTGGATTGTGGAGCATTTGGTTGCAATATCTGGTTGTAACTGTGTTGTTCTTAGGTTAAGTAGACTATTACAGTCAAAAGGTGAAGTGCATGATCTTAAGGATGGACAGGTAATCTACGGAACCCTGGAAAATGAAGTTGTGGTTTTTAGAGAACATGGAGTTTTGTTTTCTGCAAATGTAATTAAAGGTCATAAAACTGGATATTTTCTTGATCACCGTCATAATAGAAAAAGAGTAGGGGAGCTTGCCAATGGTAAAACTGTTTTAGATGTGTTTTCTTATGCAGGTGGATTTTCGGTTCATGCTTTAAAAGGAGGCGCAAAAGAAGTTATAAGTTTGGATATTAGTAAACAAGCTTTAGGTATGGCGAAGGAGAATGTTGCACTAAATATACATCAAGGAAATCATAGTGTTATGGTAGCTGATGCTTTTGATGGATTGCAGAAATTAATAGATCATAAAACGGTATTCGACATTGTAGTTATTGATCCTCCTTCATTTGCGAAGAGAGCAAGTGAAATTAATAAGGCTATGATTAGTTATGCACGATTAGCAGAATTAGGGTCGCATTTAGTATCTTCTAATGGGATTTTGGTTTTGGCTTCTTGTTCTTCCAGAGTTTTAGCGGAGGATTTTTTTAAAATTTCTGAAGGGAGTATTCTTAAATCGGGAAGAAACTTCAGTTTGTTAGAAAAAACTGAGCATGATATTGATCATCCCATTTCTTTTCCAGAAGGAGCCTATCTTAAATGTGGATATTATCAACTCGATTAA
- a CDS encoding short chain dehydrogenase yields the protein MKILVIGATGTIGSAIYNTLKDEYSNVFGAHRNSKSYPIDIADKASIKTLFKKLPKIDAVINAAGTASWKPLSELTEDDYYIGIHSKLMGQVNLVHIAKDYLNDNASITLTTGILAEHYEPNAVGLSLVNGALHSFVNAASKELDRGIRLNVVAPGAISGDFPEDQKFAGYYPVNITDVVDSYKQILNNNNTGTVYKKY from the coding sequence ATGAAAATCTTAGTTATTGGTGCTACCGGAACAATCGGTAGTGCAATTTATAATACGCTTAAAGATGAATATAGCAATGTATTTGGTGCTCATCGAAATAGCAAGTCCTACCCTATTGATATTGCAGATAAGGCTTCTATAAAAACCTTATTCAAAAAACTACCAAAAATAGATGCTGTAATTAATGCTGCAGGTACAGCTTCTTGGAAACCTTTATCAGAATTAACAGAAGACGATTATTATATCGGGATACACAGTAAATTAATGGGGCAAGTTAACCTTGTACATATAGCAAAAGATTATCTCAATGATAATGCCTCAATAACTCTAACAACTGGTATTCTTGCAGAACACTATGAACCCAACGCCGTAGGATTATCACTAGTAAATGGCGCTTTGCATAGTTTTGTAAATGCAGCATCAAAAGAATTAGATCGCGGGATTAGGCTAAATGTTGTAGCTCCTGGTGCTATCTCGGGAGATTTCCCAGAAGATCAAAAATTCGCAGGATACTATCCAGTTAATATTACAGATGTAGTGGATAGTTATAAACAAATACTTAATAACAATAACACAGGTACTGTTTATAAAAAATATTAA
- a CDS encoding DEAD/DEAH box helicase: MGLQPKGVDKKEQKVLYDYQQRDIDKIFNRLNEFSQKYNLLYQLPTGGGKTVIFSEIVRRYIESTRKKVVVLTHRIELCGQTSKMLTEFRVKNKIINSSVKELDDQNEYMCFVAMVETLNNRLNDDHLELHNVGMVIIDEAHYNSFRKLFRFFKNCFILGVTATPLSSNMKLPMKDNYNELIVGDTISSLINSGFLAKPVIYTYDVGLGSLKIGMNGDYTVKSSEDLYTNMLMQDKLLHAYEERSKGKKTLIFNNGINTSIYVYEAFKKAGYPIRHLDNTNSKQEREDILAWFKNTNDAILTSVSILTTGFDEPTVESIILNRATKSLTLYFQMIGRGSRILPTKKEFSIIDLGNNTARFGLWNSDVDWQSIFRSPDFYYDNLVGDEEIERNFIYVLPEELRKEFLKSENIEFDIEAEYAKTKRYGHRSLTVLEKSIEQHAVMCIQNSEDVFDARILSKLLDQDIEYRVRRYSYCISKSTKNYRDWLEEDYKRKLRSKINQLSMDD, translated from the coding sequence ATGGGATTACAACCCAAAGGGGTAGATAAAAAAGAACAAAAAGTACTTTACGATTATCAGCAGCGGGATATTGATAAGATATTTAACCGTCTAAATGAGTTTTCCCAAAAATATAATCTGTTGTATCAGCTCCCTACAGGAGGAGGAAAGACTGTTATTTTTTCTGAAATTGTTAGAAGGTATATAGAATCCACTCGAAAAAAAGTGGTTGTTCTTACACATCGAATAGAGCTCTGTGGACAAACTTCTAAAATGCTAACCGAGTTTAGAGTAAAGAATAAAATCATAAACAGCTCTGTTAAGGAACTCGATGATCAAAACGAATATATGTGTTTTGTTGCGATGGTAGAAACCCTTAACAATAGACTTAATGATGACCATTTGGAATTACATAATGTAGGAATGGTAATTATTGATGAAGCTCACTATAATTCATTTAGAAAGCTTTTTAGGTTTTTTAAAAATTGTTTTATTCTTGGAGTCACCGCTACACCTCTTAGTTCAAATATGAAACTTCCAATGAAGGATAATTATAATGAATTGATTGTAGGAGATACAATTAGTTCATTAATTAATAGCGGATTTTTGGCTAAACCTGTAATTTATACCTACGATGTTGGATTAGGATCTTTAAAAATAGGGATGAATGGTGATTACACTGTAAAATCCTCAGAAGATCTGTATACCAATATGTTGATGCAGGATAAATTATTGCATGCTTATGAAGAAAGATCAAAAGGTAAAAAAACATTGATTTTTAATAATGGGATTAATACCTCTATCTATGTGTATGAAGCTTTTAAAAAGGCAGGATATCCGATTCGTCACCTCGATAATACAAATAGTAAGCAAGAACGAGAGGATATTTTGGCATGGTTTAAAAATACTAATGATGCAATACTTACTTCAGTTAGTATCCTTACTACTGGATTTGATGAACCCACAGTAGAAAGTATTATTCTTAATAGAGCAACAAAATCACTTACATTATATTTTCAGATGATTGGTAGGGGATCACGTATATTACCAACTAAAAAAGAATTTTCAATAATTGATTTAGGAAATAACACTGCAAGATTTGGATTATGGAACTCTGATGTTGATTGGCAATCTATTTTTAGATCACCAGATTTCTATTATGATAACCTAGTTGGGGATGAGGAGATAGAACGTAATTTTATATATGTATTGCCAGAGGAATTAAGAAAAGAATTTTTAAAATCTGAAAATATTGAGTTTGATATCGAAGCCGAATATGCAAAAACAAAACGCTACGGACATAGAAGCTTAACGGTTCTTGAAAAATCTATAGAGCAACATGCTGTAATGTGTATACAAAATAGCGAAGATGTTTTTGATGCACGAATTTTAAGTAAACTTTTGGATCAGGATATAGAATATCGTGTGCGTAGATATTCATATTGTATTAGTAAAAGTACTAAGAATTATAGAGATTGGTTAGAAGAAGATTATAAACGAAAATTAAGATCTAAGATTAATCAACTATCCATGGATGATTAA
- a CDS encoding OmpA family protein encodes MKRSFTFIALSGALIMTSCVSKKKYVALEQELQDTRSTLQKTSVEKDELEGKFAKIESRVADYNAKINSLKDANDEKMVMVEDVAAISNKTKEKMKATLAKVDQQKLQGAKSLKDSMNLAVSHNLKNSLSDDLKQDEDISIDIDNTVVMISISDKMLFNSGSYRISNKADNVLKKLADVINSEPSIEVMVEGHTDPRTISNAVVRDNWDLSVKRATSIIRKLQSSYDVDPAKLIASGRSSYKPLVENDTEENMAINRRTRIVLLPNMDKFFAMLSSN; translated from the coding sequence ATGAAAAGATCGTTCACATTTATTGCTTTGTCAGGGGCATTAATCATGACATCGTGTGTGTCAAAAAAGAAGTATGTTGCATTAGAACAAGAATTACAGGATACACGTAGTACTTTACAAAAAACTTCAGTTGAAAAAGATGAATTGGAAGGCAAATTTGCTAAAATCGAATCTAGAGTAGCTGATTATAATGCAAAGATCAATTCTTTAAAAGACGCTAATGATGAAAAAATGGTAATGGTAGAAGATGTTGCTGCAATATCTAATAAAACCAAAGAGAAGATGAAAGCAACATTAGCCAAAGTTGATCAACAAAAACTTCAGGGAGCTAAATCTCTAAAAGATTCGATGAATTTGGCAGTGTCTCACAACTTAAAAAATTCTTTATCAGATGATCTAAAACAAGATGAAGATATTTCTATAGATATTGATAATACTGTAGTAATGATATCAATATCTGATAAAATGTTATTTAATAGTGGAAGCTATAGAATAAGTAACAAAGCTGATAATGTATTAAAAAAATTAGCTGACGTAATTAACTCTGAACCAAGTATAGAGGTAATGGTAGAAGGTCATACTGATCCAAGAACTATTAGCAATGCAGTTGTACGAGATAACTGGGACTTAAGTGTAAAAAGAGCAACATCTATTATTAGAAAACTACAATCTAGTTATGATGTAGATCCAGCCAAATTAATAGCCTCTGGAAGAAGTAGTTACAAACCTCTTGTAGAGAATGATACCGAAGAAAATATGGCAATCAATAGACGTACAAGAATCGTTCTATTACCAAATATGGATAAGTTTTTTGCTATGTTATCTTCTAACTAA
- a CDS encoding M23 family metallopeptidase, giving the protein MVVAQETLEQTENIPVDHKKIVVQGEIICLPIYPKKNNNYPSDKNISQENLETYTTKWDNQQFNPYWNENLTFPFQLAFQDEDFSPPVDRKMVITSRYGWRRRRPHQGIDIDLQVGDSVKSILEGKIRYVGYHGGHGNTVVVRHHNGLETVYAHLSKSLVKENEEVKKGQTIGTGGVTGNARGSHLHLEVRYHGKSINPEYLFEFASDTKIRSNTLFVTKKWMTPRYHKSTRMSKIVIHKTMEDIARIKEEQKKIYTVRRGDTLHRIANKYGLAVSEICKTNSLKYNSVLKIGQQIIIN; this is encoded by the coding sequence ATGGTAGTAGCACAGGAAACTTTGGAGCAAACAGAAAATATTCCCGTAGATCATAAAAAAATAGTCGTACAAGGTGAGATCATCTGTTTACCAATTTACCCTAAAAAGAATAATAACTATCCTTCTGATAAAAATATTTCACAGGAAAATTTAGAAACGTATACTACAAAATGGGACAATCAGCAGTTTAACCCATATTGGAATGAAAATCTTACATTTCCTTTTCAGTTAGCATTTCAAGATGAAGATTTTTCACCTCCCGTTGATCGTAAAATGGTGATTACCTCTCGTTATGGATGGAGGAGAAGGAGACCGCATCAAGGTATAGATATTGATCTTCAGGTTGGAGATAGTGTGAAATCAATATTGGAAGGTAAAATTCGATATGTTGGATATCATGGTGGACATGGAAATACAGTAGTCGTAAGACACCATAATGGATTAGAGACAGTATATGCCCATCTATCAAAATCATTGGTAAAAGAGAATGAAGAGGTAAAAAAAGGACAAACAATAGGTACAGGTGGGGTTACAGGAAATGCTAGAGGTAGCCATCTACATTTAGAAGTACGATATCATGGTAAAAGTATTAATCCAGAGTATTTATTCGAGTTTGCCAGTGATACAAAAATTCGATCAAATACTCTTTTTGTAACTAAGAAATGGATGACACCCAGATATCATAAATCTACTCGTATGAGTAAAATAGTTATTCATAAAACAATGGAAGATATTGCACGAATTAAAGAAGAGCAAAAAAAGATTTATACTGTACGTAGAGGGGATACTCTACATAGAATAGCGAATAAATATGGGCTGGCAGTTTCTGAAATTTGTAAAACTAATTCGTTAAAATATAACTCTGTACTAAAAATTGGACAACAAATAATCATAAACTGA
- a CDS encoding PhzF family phenazine biosynthesis protein: MKISMYQIDAFTKTLFGGNPAAICHLPNWLDDQTLQNIAVENNLAETGFFVKKSNIYEIRWFMPHAEIDLCGHATLASAYVIFNYIDSSIDEITFSSKSGILKAKKENTGAITLDFPSRPPEPIEIPSQIHQALNAKPIATFAARDLVITLSSEEEVLNENPNLDLLKNLPYLCIIITAEGKHVDFVSRVFDANGIIQPEDPVTGSAHTSLVPLWAKKLGKNNLKAQQLSARRGELDCKLDENRVFLSGYSVPYLIGEIEI, encoded by the coding sequence ATGAAAATTTCAATGTATCAAATCGATGCTTTTACCAAAACTTTATTTGGGGGTAATCCTGCTGCGATATGTCATTTACCCAATTGGTTAGACGATCAAACTTTGCAGAACATTGCTGTAGAAAACAATTTAGCAGAAACAGGTTTTTTTGTAAAAAAGAGTAATATCTATGAAATAAGATGGTTCATGCCTCATGCAGAAATTGATTTATGCGGTCATGCTACACTTGCATCAGCATATGTAATCTTTAATTACATTGATTCTTCTATCGACGAAATCACATTTTCTTCAAAAAGCGGAATTCTAAAAGCCAAAAAAGAAAATACCGGAGCAATTACATTAGATTTTCCTTCCAGACCACCAGAACCTATTGAAATTCCTTCTCAAATACACCAGGCTCTTAATGCAAAACCTATTGCTACTTTTGCTGCTCGTGATTTGGTAATCACACTTTCATCTGAAGAAGAAGTACTAAATGAGAATCCTAACCTGGATTTACTTAAGAACCTACCCTATTTATGTATTATAATCACTGCCGAAGGAAAACATGTTGATTTTGTTTCTCGTGTGTTTGATGCAAATGGTATTATTCAGCCCGAAGATCCTGTTACAGGTTCTGCTCACACTTCTCTAGTACCACTTTGGGCTAAAAAACTAGGAAAAAACAATCTTAAAGCTCAACAATTATCTGCTCGTAGAGGAGAATTAGATTGCAAACTAGATGAAAATCGTGTTTTTCTTAGCGGGTACTCGGTTCCATACTTGATCGGAGAAATAGAAATATAA
- a CDS encoding helix-turn-helix transcriptional regulator → MDNGRILEINKALSNATRLDILKWLKNPEANFPPHKELGHFNDGVCGQHIKDKSGLSQPTISHYLTGMHKAGLLITTRHGKWTYFKRNELVIKEFLEAISKEL, encoded by the coding sequence ATGGATAATGGAAGAATACTTGAAATAAATAAAGCTCTATCTAATGCTACTCGTTTGGATATACTGAAATGGTTAAAAAATCCAGAAGCTAATTTCCCGCCTCATAAAGAGCTTGGACACTTTAATGATGGAGTATGTGGACAACATATAAAAGACAAATCCGGATTATCACAGCCTACCATATCTCACTATTTAACAGGTATGCACAAAGCTGGTTTATTGATCACCACTAGACATGGGAAATGGACATACTTTAAAAGGAATGAACTTGTAATCAAAGAATTTTTAGAGGCCATAAGCAAAGAGTTATAA